Proteins encoded by one window of Synechococcus sp. WH 7805:
- the lptB gene encoding LPS export ABC transporter ATP-binding protein produces the protein MSLSLNGVSLSLGGRPLVRNLTLSLEPGEVIGLLGPNGAGKTTSFNLVIGLLRPDSGEVLLDGHPVASLSMPKRARLGIGYLPQEPSVFRQLTVRENLQLVLDQSGLARSQSRERLQQLIRDFHLEPFLNRRGYQLSGGERRRCEVARALAVGLEGPRYLLLDEPFAGVDPLAVADLQQLIHSLRQRGMGILITDHNVRETLAITDRAYILTDGSILASGLSEQVAHDPLVRRHYLGEGFQL, from the coding sequence ATGAGTTTGAGCCTCAATGGCGTTTCCCTCAGCCTGGGAGGTCGTCCACTGGTGAGAAATCTCACCCTCAGCCTGGAACCAGGTGAAGTGATTGGTCTACTTGGCCCCAATGGTGCCGGAAAAACGACCAGTTTCAATCTTGTGATCGGTCTCCTCCGGCCGGACAGTGGGGAGGTCCTACTGGATGGTCATCCCGTCGCCAGCCTCTCCATGCCCAAGCGTGCTCGGCTTGGCATCGGTTATCTCCCCCAGGAACCCAGCGTCTTTCGCCAGCTCACGGTGCGGGAAAATTTGCAATTGGTGCTTGATCAAAGCGGACTCGCCCGATCCCAGTCCAGGGAGCGTCTTCAGCAGTTGATCCGTGACTTTCATCTTGAGCCGTTTCTTAATCGTCGCGGCTATCAACTGTCAGGAGGTGAGCGGCGCCGATGCGAGGTTGCTCGTGCTTTGGCCGTAGGTCTGGAAGGCCCCCGTTACCTGCTCCTCGATGAACCCTTCGCTGGAGTGGACCCTTTGGCCGTTGCCGACCTTCAGCAACTCATCCATTCGTTGCGGCAACGCGGCATGGGGATATTGATCACCGATCACAACGTCCGTGAAACCCTGGCGATCACAGATCGTGCCTACATCCTCACTGATGGCAGCATCCTGGCTTCCGGTCTCTCTGAGCAGGTCGCTCATGACCCGTTGGTGCGGCGCCACTATCTCGGCGAGGGATTTCAACTGTGA